In the Nerophis ophidion isolate RoL-2023_Sa linkage group LG19, RoL_Noph_v1.0, whole genome shotgun sequence genome, one interval contains:
- the LOC133538147 gene encoding gastrula zinc finger protein XlCGF57.1-like — protein sequence MSQGGNSEEEQPPHFKEKEEEPRRQHNKEEYKEPQTCHVKQEEEYQQPNHFIEEEEGECLLGQEEADLTKFPLTDVSVKTEDHEDKPPESSQLHPSPNIQKLIGHQEEPPFLLLEGSSPLKQEDPQPSHIKEEEDNVWITQERECLLGQEEADLAKFPLTVVYVKTEDHEDKPPESSQLHYSPSEEKREVEPLSSSSPKHMTTEADGDHIGGSQVDNLLAPLSDSDDSTSHVNVNMESHMKTHTGKKTFDCSVCGKIFSLKCNLQTHMKTHTGEKPFMCSVCAKGFVKNSDLTRHMRTHTGEKPFSCSVCSKRLSHIYHMQRHMRTHTGEKPFSCSVCGKIFSDKHNMQVHMRTHTGEKPFICSICAKGFVTKSELSCHMRTHTGEKPFVCSDCGKTFSQRKTMLSHMRIHTGEKPFSCSICGKFFSLKSNAQIHLATHTGKKPYSCSVCGKGYTDKRIMQRHMKTHTGE from the exons ATGTCGCAGGGGGGGAACTCAGAGGAGGAACAGCCCCCTCATTTTAAAGAGAAAGAGGAGGAGCCACGGCGCCAACACAATAAGGAGGAATACAAAGAGCCACAAACTTGTCACGTAAAACAGGAAGAGGAGTATCAACAACCCAACCACTTTATAGAGGAAGAAGAGGGAGAATGTCTTctcgggcaggaggaggctgatctcaccaagtttccactgactgatgtctctgtgaagactgaagaccatgaagacaaaccacctgagtcttCACAGCTTCATcccagtccaa ACATCCAGAAGCTGATTGGTCATCAAGAAGAACCTCCCTTTCTTTTGCTGGAGGGAAGCTCCCCTTtgaagcaggaggatccacagccctcccacattaaagaggaagaagataATGTCTGGATCACTCAGGAaagagagtgtcttctagggcaggaggaggctgatctcgccaagtttccactgactgttgtctatgtgaagactgaagaccatgaagacaaaccgcctgagtcctcacagcttcattaCAGTCCAAGTGAGGAAAAGAGAGAGGTGGAGCCTCTAAGCAGCAGCTCACcaaaacacatgacaacagaagctgatggagaccacattGGAGGATcacaagtagacaacctcttagctccactatcagatagtgacgaCTCAACATCACATGTTAATGTCAATATGGaatcacacatgaaaacacacacagggaAAAAAACGTTCGATTGTTCAGTTTGCGGTAAAATATTCTCCTTAAAATGTAATCTTCaaacacacatgaaaacacatacaggagaaaaacctttcatgtGTTCAGTTTGTGCTAAAGGCTTTGTTAAAAACTCTGATTTGACTCgacacatgaggacacacactggagaaaagccttTCAGTTGTTCAGTTTGCAGTAAAAGATTATCTCACATATATCATAtgcaaagacacatgagaacgcacacaggtgaaaaacctttcagttgttcagTTTGCGGTAAAATTTTCTCTGATAAACATAATATgcaagtacacatgagaacacatacaggaGAAAAACCCTTCATATGTTCAATTTGTGCAAAAGGCTTTGTTACAAAGTCTGAGTTGTCGTGTCACATGCGGACgcacaccggtgaaaaaccttttgtttGCTCAGACTGTGGCAAAACGTTTTCGCAAAGAAAAACGATGCTCTCGCATATGAGAATACACACAGGGGAAAAACCCTTCAGTTGTTCAATTTGCGGTAAATTTTTCTCCCTAAAAAGTAATGCGCAAATACACTTGGCAACGCACACAGGAAAAAAACCTTACAGTTGTTCAGTGTGTGGTAAAGGATACACTGACAAACGTATAATGCaaagacacatgaaaacacacacaggagaataA